One Plasmodium vivax chromosome 13, whole genome shotgun sequence genomic region harbors:
- a CDS encoding hypothetical protein, conserved (encoded by transcript PVX_084090A) — protein MKATNHLSVFALFLFIIAIIPCLAVYSDIPIEKLDYETIKANEKIRSKSRKDELIMLSLVCGSILLAFASLWGIRIHHTLKYDRRGKVTNDQETMTPMGEPTMSFEDDLLHQETEDT, from the coding sequence ATGAAGGCGACAAACCATTTAAGCgtttttgccttatttttatttataattgcAATAATTCCGTGCTTGGCTGTTTATTCGGACATACCCATTGAGAAATTAGACTATGAAACAATTAAggcgaatgaaaaaatacgaTCCAAATCAAGAAAGGATGAACTGATCATGTTGTCACTTGTATGTGGAAGCATTCTTCTAGCCTTTGCATCCCTGTGGGGAATCAGAATTCATCATACATTGAAATATGACCGAAGAGGCAAAGTCACAAATGATCAGGAAACAATGACCCCGATGGGGGAACCCACAATGTCTTTTGAAGATGACTTGTTGCACCAAGAAACAGAAGACACCTGA
- a CDS encoding hypothetical protein (encoded by transcript PVX_084095A; Apicoplast targeted protein. Curated by Stuart Ralph, Walter and Eliza Hall Institute of Medical Research, Australia.): protein MKMTTLWNIAIFAALLSKVVHIFLVEFARTKERGKFSGSILWTFFKTREEVYKRKILTEREEDNNDEFLMQFITDNNVSFSDNFMSLIDTKMLEDIDVKEKEITESIPIKEDTEEEKKKKRRRWYRECCKNIGKQCNYHSRMSRNATTNEKTEATTVEEGGKKKEEVEETTKKKRKRRTQIITAPKYGKSKRKYRWKRPSDSEENNAIKEEPVLVPRVPNRKYGNIFITKFEKEMAKQKYSKLLEIYAYKNRTSNDSEIIKLEDPGVSSTTSDKEELGKNKPSIEPSVQCETNEFNCYDSDILIKVRSEGNIDDEDYQGNMDDEDYQGNNDEEDSQGNRDEEDSERNNDEEDSQGNNGEDDSQENTDEVDSDSSENSSDSSHDLWKESESEENTDSDTDSDTETSSETLEQEEADNLNFD from the exons atgaaaatgactACGTTGTGGAATATAGCTATATTCGCAGCTTTACTTAGCAAAGtggtgcatatttttttggtcgAATTTGCACGTACAAAGGAAAGAGGGAAATTTTCGGGTTCCATATTAtggacattttttaaaactagAGAAGaagtatataaaagaaaaatcctTACCGAACGAGAAG AGGATAATAATGATGAATTTTTAATGCAGTTTATAACAGATAACAATGTGAGTTTTTCGGACAATTTTATGTCATTAATCGATACAAAAATGCTCGAGGATATAGAtgtgaaagaaaaggaaataacTGAATCTATACCTATAAAAGAAGACacggaagaagaaaaaaagaaaaaaagaagaaggtggTATAGAGAATGTTGCAAGAATATAGGTAAACAATGCAATTACCACAGCAGAATGAGCAGAAATGCGAcgacaaatgaaaaaacagaaGCTACTACTGTAGAagaaggtggaaaaaaaaaagaagaagtagaagaaacaaccaaaaagaaaagaaaaaggagaacccAAATTATAACAGCTCCCAAATATGGTAAAAGCAAACGTAAGTATAGATGGAAAAGGCCAAGTGATTCAGAAGAAAATAACGCAATCAAAGAAGAACCAGTTCTTGTTCCAAGAGTACCGAATCGTAAATAcggaaatatatttataactaaatttgaaaaggaaatgGCAAAGCAGAAATATAGCAAACTTTTggaaatatatgcatataaaaacaGAACTTCTAATGATTCAGAAATCATTAAACTTGAAGATCCTGGGGTTAGTAGCACAACTTCAGATAAGGAAGAATTGGGTAAAAACAAACCATCAATAGAGCCTAGTGTTCAATGTGAAACAAACGAATTTAACTGTTACGATAGCGATATTTTAATTAAGGTAAGATCTGAAGGAAATATAGACGATGAGGATTATCAAGGAAATATGGACGATGAGGATTATCAAGGAAACAATGATGAAGAGGATTCTCAAGGAAACAGGGATGAGGAGGATTCTGAAAGAAAcaacgatgaggaggattCTCAAGGAAATAATGGTGAGGATGATTCTCAAGAAAATACAGACGAAGTAGATTCAGATAGCTCAGAAAATTCATCAGATTCTTCTCATGATTTATGGAAAGAGTCTGAAAGCGAAGAGAACACAGATTCAGACACAGATTCAGACACAGAAACATCTTCCGAAACATTGGAGCAAGAAGAAGCggataatttaaattttgatTAG
- a CDS encoding XPA binding protein 1, putative (encoded by transcript PVX_084100A): MEEKGEAKNEETGEAKNEETGDAESGGKNLFKIENYKINNAKYEDMLKDKQSENEASDNILIKENYKHAETENQKSDSREMKFDKRECINVDLTSQISEQDVTQSVSKGEKKRDSLPQNEKESELSAEKESQMSQPKADEANLKRENSPLSEPNRKGTSVNKKNDCETSHTDKETNLKEYYKDLPTVIIVIGMAGSGKTTYVGSLYNYLKVEKKKKVYTMNLDPAVKYVQYPVNIDIRDSIKYHEIMKEYKLGPNGAIMTCLNLFATRFDKVIEILEKRKNKLHYIIVDTPGQIEVFNWSASGNIILETLSVSFPVVINYIIDTVRCERPITFMSNMLYACSVLYKARLPFLACFNKVDIIKHDKCIEWMKDYDSFNDDVIHDESYMASFSRSCALMINEFYEGIKTVGISSKTNEGFNSILKNLELLKEEYINEYVTSIEKQMKRIKRKKEKDIKLKMENLLIEKQKDLSSSKNKSVN; the protein is encoded by the exons atggaagaaaaag gcgaagcaaaaaatgaggaaacaggcgaagcaaaaaatgaggaaacaGGCGACGCAgaaagtgggggaaaaaacctatttaaaattgaaaattacaaaataaacaacGCAAAGTATGAAGATATGTTAAAAGATAAACAAAGCGAAAATGAAGCAAGtgataacattttaataaaagaaaattataagcACGCCGAAAcggaaaatcaaaaaagtgACAGTCGTGAAATGAAATTTGACAAAAGGGAGTGTATAAATGTTGACCTCACCAGCCAAATTAGCGAACAGGACGTAACGCAAAGTGTaagcaaaggagaaaaaaagagagacaGTTTGccgcaaaatgaaaaagaatcCGAACTTTCggcggaaaaggaaagccAAATGAGTCAACCCAAAGCTGATGAGGCAAAtctgaaaagggaaaactcCCCATTGAGTGAACCGAATAGGAAGGGGACAAGCGTGAATAAGAAAAACGATTGCGAAACTAGTCATACCGACAAAGAGACCAATCTGAAAGAATACTACAAAGACTTGCCAACCGTTATAATCGTAATCGGCATGGCCGGAAGTGGGAAGACGACCTACGTCGGGTCATTATATAACTATCtaaaagtagaaaaaaaaaaaaaagtatacacAATGAACTTGGACCCAGCTGTTAAGTACGTGCAATATCCAGTAAACATAGATATACGAGATAGCATAAAATATCACGAGATAATGAAAGAGTATAAACTAGGGCCAAATGGCGCAATCATGACttgtttaaatttatttgccaCAAGATTTGACAAAGTTATTGAAATAttggaaaagaggaaaaataaattacactACATCATTGTGGACACACCGGGGCAAATTGAAGTATTTAACTGGTCAGCAAGTGGCAATATCATTTTAGAAACCCTATCAGTTAGCTTCCCTGTGGTCATTAATTACATTATTGACACTGTTAGATGTGAAAGGCCCATCACCTTTATGTCCAATATGCTTTATGCGTGTAGTGTTTTGTACAAAGCTAGACTGCCCTTTCTGGCTTGCTTCAACAAAGTTGATATTATTAAACATGACAAATGCATCGAGTGGATGAAAGATTATGACAGTTTCAATGATGATGTTATACATGATGAGAGCTACATGGCTAGCTTTAGTAGATCGTGCGCACTCATGATTAATGAATTTTACGAGGGCATAAAAACTGTAGGCATTTCTTCCAAAACGAATGAAGGGTTTAATAGTAtactaaaaaatttagaactCTTGAAGGAGGAATATATTAACGAATATGTAACTTCCATTGagaaacaaatgaaaagaattaaaagaaaaaaggaaaaagatatcaaattgaaaatggaaaatttgCTAATCGAGAAACAAAAGGATCTCTCCAgttcgaaaaataaaagtgtaaactaa
- a CDS encoding serine/threonine-protein kinase Nek1, putative (encoded by transcript PVX_084105A), translated as MLSLLLPSISNTDEKQSAYMNYGYKFETVLDTLTSNSEIHLIRSLETGEAFISKVYDIYGASESDLNRYMNELHIMQKLENCENIVQVVDFIKQNDSLSLITEFCSQGDLYADILKRKMNNEMYTESEIFNIFNQILNGLNSIHSNGITHGDLKSTNIFIKDDTIKIGDFGISQKGSNDNLGTLNFLSYESILLKKTNKLSDLFQVGCILYELATLSSPFSANTMSDMISFFEDKNYKNYIVKDISNIYSDKLVNIISKLLSLNTLERLEAITNYNLSRTESLNLEVSNNAQYVIA; from the coding sequence ATGCTTTCCTTATTATTACCATCAATTAGCAACACGGACGAGAAACAAAGCGCATATATGAATTATGGATATAAATTTGAAACCGTTTTAGACACATTGACGTCTAATAGTGAAATACACTTAATAAGGTCATTAGAAACTGGAGAAGCCTTTATTTCAAAAGTATATGACATTTATGGAGCCAGTGAAAGTGACTTAAATAGATACATGAATGAATTGCATATAATGCAGAAGTTggaaaattgtgaaaatatAGTCCAGGTTGTAGACTTTATTAAGCAGAATGATTCCCTCTCACTTATAACTGAATTTTGTAGTCAAGGTGACTTATATGctgatattttaaaaagaaaaatgaacaatgAAATGTACACTGAGagtgaaatttttaacatttttaatcaaaTATTGAATGGATTAAATTCAATTCATAGTAATGGAATAACCCATGGTGatttaaaaagtacaaatatttttattaaggaTGATACGATTAAAATAGGAGATTTTGGAATATCACAAAAAGGGTCAAATGATAATTTAGGGACTTTAAACTTTTTAAGTTATGAatctattttattaaaaaaaacaaataaattgaGTGATTTATTTCAAGTTGGATGTATTTTATACGAATTAGCCACTTTGTCATCTCCCTTTTCTGCCAACACCATGAGCGATATGATTTCCTTCtttgaagataaaaattataaaaactaTATTGTTAAGGACATTTCAAATATTTACTCAGATAAGCTAGTCAACATCATTTCAAAGCTCTTATCTTTGAACACTTTAGAGCGATTGGAAGCGATCACCAACTATAATCTTAGTAGAACAGAAAGTTTAAATTTAGAAGTTTCAAATAATGCTCAATATGTTATTGcgtaa
- a CDS encoding hypothetical protein, conserved (encoded by transcript PVX_084110A), translated as MNVNRMYSMQNDIMYLQSRRKVTQYYVLSLLSDFMKTVLLLFDTLAFCFTISTALLMMLFGYLGVISEKPIALHGKLYIGTVYFDILLNFLIALLFIYNIFRMSTWNMSYVAKFIVNRNFFYSIMTMIIGFCLLSIVFNIYALYYTRRFKTLVRAIENETKNARANARAHSKSNLRSSTKGSKSARGNANVRANVQGNTGAAERAHTRGNVYLHGNVFPPGSVPTAGSVPTAGSVPTAGGAFPSGISPTEGNALAPENAQSNGNGNKSGKAQALSNTRRNGKEEPAPSGEKISITVDENTGSDGKPLEDPFALEKPSFNVAKMVFPLDAETKINDMLEDNEKAKLNMKKKNALGLDKEQQSHESRRKKFVHDDIAPMKIEIIKEEVKEELPPVRKEEKELPQVNPSEKEVHPGKNAEKELPQMSNGEKNFS; from the coding sequence atgAATGTCAACAGGATGTACTCGATGCAGAACGACATTATGTATTTACAGTCGAGGAGGAAGGTCACCCAGTATTATGTGCTGTCACTGCTTTCTGATTTCATGAAAACTGTGTTGCTTTTGTTTGATACGTTGGCCTTTTGTTTCACCATCTCCACTGCGTTGCTCATGATGCTTTTTGGCTATTTGGGTGTCATATCAGAAAAGCCCATTGCTCTACATGGAAAGCTGTACATAGGGACCGTTTATTTCGACATTTTGCTGAACTTTTTAATTGccttactttttatttacaatatatttaGAATGTCCACGTGGAACATGTCGTACGTGGCTAAATTTATTGTAAaccgtaattttttttattccattaTGACCATGATTATTGGCTTTTGTCTCCTTTCCATTgtgtttaatatatatgcctTATACTACACGCGAAGGTTTAAAACGTTGGTAAGGGCCATagaaaacgaaacaaaaaatgcaagAGCAAATGCTAGGGCACATTCAAAGTCCAATTTAAGGTCATCTACCAAAGGGAGCAAAAGTGCACGAGGAAATGCGAACGTGAGGGCAAACGTGCAAGGAAATACGGGTGCAGCGGAGAGAGCGCACACACGAGGCAATGTCTACTTGCACGGGAATGTGTTCCCCCCAGGGAGTGTGCCCACAGCAGGGAGTGTGCCCACAGCAGGGAGCGTACCCACGGCAGGAGGTGCATTCCCATCAGGGATTTCCCCCACAGAAGGAAACGCGCTCGCACCAGAAAATGCGCAGTCGAACGGAAATGGGAACAAAAGCGGAAAGGCACAAGCTCTTTCGAACACACGCAGAAATGGAAAGGAAGAACCAGCACCaagcggggaaaaaataagcattACGGTTGATGAGAACACTGGATCAGATGGCAAACCTTTGGAGGACCCATTCGCATTGGAAAAGCCGTCTTTTAATGTTGCCAAGATGGTATTCCCCCTGGATGCTGAGACCAAAATAAACGACATGCTAGAGGACaatgaaaaggcaaaactaaacatgaaaaaaaaaaatgcacttgGATTAGACAAGGAGCAGCAAAGCCATGAatcgaggaggaagaaatttgTGCATGATGATATTGCCCCAATGAAAATAGAAATTATCAAAGAAGAAGTAAAAGAGGAGCTGCCACCTGTGCgcaaggaggaaaaggaattgCCCCAAGTTAACCCTTCTGAGAAGGAAGTGCACCCAGGGAAAAATGCTGAGAAAGAATTACCTCAAATGAGTAATGGTGAGAAAAACTTCTCGTaa
- a CDS encoding hypothetical protein, conserved (encoded by transcript PVX_084115A) produces the protein MDKKRSIVKKPERGSFLLDHNSECTPIKNDYLKCLKEHNNDHVSCREYSKEYFICRMDKNLLERQSLNDLGFSENETNHESRIKHFKDVYSYNVYNETMESFPKGRALKRTDTASGAVFVEEKLTQGKRDNKADMKPARGDDFLLLNLRNDKEGEQKINGKVFEITQEKKIAVKRKEEEGYLAGKEYIKTLVEKKKRHPLFSYNIFKSSNT, from the coding sequence atggacaaaaaaaggagcataGTTAAGAAGCCAGAGAGGGGGAGCTTCCTGCTGGATCACAACAGTGAATGCACaccaataaaaaatgattatttaaaatgctTAAAGGAGCACAATAATGATCACGTTAGTTGCAGAGAATATTCcaaagaatattttatttgccgAATGGACAAAAATTTACTGGAAAGGCAAAGTTTAAACGATTTGGGCTTTTCtgaaaatgaaacaaatCATGAGAGCCGCATAAAACACTTCAAGGATGTGTACAGTTACAACGTGTATAATGAAACAATGGAGAGTTTTCCAAAGGGGCGGGCGCTTAAAAGGACTGACACCGCGAGTGGTGCAGTTTTTGTAGAGGAGAAACTTACGCAAGGGAAGCGAGACAATAAAGCGGATATGAAACCAGCAAGAGGAGACGATTTCTTGCTTTTAAATCTTCGTAACGATAAGGaaggtgaacaaaaaataaatggaaaagtgTTCGAAATTacgcaagaaaaaaaaattgcagtaaaacggaaggaggaagaaggttATTTGGCTGGAAAGGAGTACATAAAAACtttggtggaaaaaaaaaaaagacacccccttttttcgtataatatatttaagagTAGTAACACATGA
- a CDS encoding hypothetical protein, conserved (encoded by transcript PVX_084120A) — translation MYVYFLHILQKNDECLKKVCVINKNNAVKSEKKERTNEKVKICKLKSQCSGVKGEENETGEQGEKSDMKKQGKKSDSASSESVKESFEEEFDGEDEDVDGEIDIDADLDVDIEPDLDEDEEDEDAGGDDKDEAFADARKYFKEGQKCITPPNGDGTRAFYESLLEENPNSVIAIKYCIEHGVLSGTKHHQTIYKYNVLKKNNAFRNNFGGLRGEFIKLLEQPPKSEEGSCDDSDEELIKKESLSK, via the coding sequence atgtatgtgtactttttgcacattttgcagaaaaaCGATGAATGCTTAAAAAAGGTGTGcgtaataaataaaaataatgctgtgaaaagcgaaaagaaggaacgaaccaatgaaaaagtaaaaatttgcaagCTAAAAAGCCAGTGTAGTGGTGTCAAAGGTGAAGAAAACGAAACGGGCGAACAGGGAGAAAAGAGTGATATGAAAAAGCAGGGCAAGAAAAGTGACAGCGCAAGCAGTGAATCCGTCAAGGAATCATTCGAAGAAGAATTCGATGGGGAAGATGAGGATGTAGATGGGGAAATAGACATAGACGCGGACTTGGACGTGGATATAGAACCCGATTTAGATGAAGACGAAGAGGATGAAGATGCGGGAGGTGACGACAAAGACGAAGCGTTTGCTGATGCCAGGAAGTATTTTAAAGAAGGACAAAAATGTATTACCCCCCCGAACGGTGATGGCACAAGAGCTTTCTACGAAAGTCTACTGGAAGAAAATCCCAATTCAGTCATTGCTATAAAGTACTGCATAGAACATGGAGTTCTAAGTGGTACGAAACATCACCAGAcgatatataaatataatgtacttaaaaaaaataacgcatTTAGAAATAACTTTGGAGGTTTAAGAGGTGAGTTTATTAAGCTGTTGGAACAGCCTCCTAAATCTGAAGAGGGTTCATGTGATGATTCTGATGAGGAgttgataaaaaaggaaagtttAAGCAAATGA
- a CDS encoding ATP dependent RNA helicase, putative (encoded by transcript PVX_084125A), whose protein sequence is MVSYLCAAKITHRGVFNPIKKKMLRKGDIPGAALNEISTKRTISTTIKLVNYNPYFLVRKNEKGDCRFFHHRNNLSSHFFEGRKGLGGSKNSISYSNKIDQKYEENPSEGCADEENFPNVEKTANWKWEETSRHENLTNGDSPQSGQNKILNRHEYVDLNLLNIDEEIVNNLKHVLVYNKTGTGKTLSYLLPLIQKLINEKFDCKRKILILTQNIYLCKQLYIYILSIYPNLNVCILFDEHDPSDRVKKIKQDVIGKEEFAHKLNEQNSDLYRENYGIHFYLATPNKLEFYIKNYKNTKKNEKNVMNNILNCVHTIVVDEFDYIVESRKLIFNFLFKRDLLNGGDDEVTAKGNDTNGEKFNRENYQIYLFTANMNELMRKKINDHLCGFVFFDFINGVKEVIQNKVDEERASVLKNSQHIIQLLSRENKSSSLCSLNIAHFICKINTPSKYKYVSYFLNEFFFLKRKNVSGKRGTHQLSDKNDECDGDKLIRDYMGRDPLEEREKEDKISKCIIFANSKEEVEKLHENSFLKPHSVMMHSELLTLQKNENINLFKLGKKPILITTDIVSRGLDIDNVIFILNYSPPTSPNDYIHRSGRTGRAKEKGVCLTMYHKYEYKNLDKIMKYTKNNFQVILCPHVDEVYKFSVDSLTESIMKIAPEEYEFLNDRSKELLKTHGTKIIAQILSVLLKHDRKGHSVSLLSGKKNYVAVLIKDPFFEAIKNKDDIVNLMKVTTGNKNMSNVVGDVAKCDEGYIADISSTHVNKIISLYNSSNSEYKNKGVQIDTVIELPPLIREKKTIIRKNRKVPWIK, encoded by the exons ATGGTGTCGTATTTATGTGCAGCAAAAATAACCCATCGTGGTGTTTTTAACCcgattaagaaaaaaatgttgcgTAAAGGTGATATCCCCGGAGCTGCCCTCAATGAAATTTCAACCAAAAGAACCATTTCTACAACAATAAAATTGGTTAACTATAATCCCTATTTTTTGgttcgaaaaaatgaaaaaggggactGCAGATTTTTTCACCATAGGAATAATTTAagcagccatttttttgaaggcaGAAAAGGACTcggaggaagcaaaaatagCATTTCGTATAGCAACAAAATTGATCAAAAGTATGAGGAAAATCCTTCAGAGGGTTGTGCAGATGAggaaaattttccaaatgtaGAAAAGACTGCTAACTGGAAATGGGAAGAAACGAGCCGACATGAGAATCTCACAAATGGAGATAGCCCGCAGAGTGGacagaacaaaattttaaacagaCATGAATACGTCGATCTGAATTTGCTAAACATCGATGAAGAAATTGTGAATAACTTAAAG CATGTACTTGTCTACAACAAGACAGGGACGGGGAAAACGCTCAGCTACTTGCTACCGTTAATacaaaaattgataaatgaaaaattcgATTGTAAGAGGAAGATATTAATTTTGACGCAGAATATTTATCTCTGCAAAcagttatatatttacattttgtcCATTTACCCCAATttaaatgtgtgcattttgttCGATGAACATGATCCGTCCGAtcgtgtgaaaaaaataaagcaagaCGTAATTGGGAAGGAAGAATTCGCTCACAAGTTGAATGAACAGAATAGCGATTTGTATAGAGAAAACTACGGCATCCATTTTTACCTAGCCACGCCAAATAAATTAGAGTTTTacataaagaattataagaatacgaaaaaaaatgaaaagaacgTCATGaacaatattttaaattgtgtGCACACCATCGTTGTAGATGAGTTTGATTACATAGTCGAAAGTAGAAAGTtgattttcaattttttatttaaaagggATTTGCTAAACGGGGGGGATGATGAGGTGACCGCAAAAGGGAATGATACTAATGGGGAAAAATTTAATCGTGAAAATtatcaaatatatttgttcacAGCAAATATGAATGAActgatgaggaaaaaaattaacgacCATTTATGcggttttgttttttttgattttattAATGGGGTTAAAGAAGTTATTCAAAATAAAGTGGATGAAGAAAGAGCGAgtgtgttaaaaaattcgcaACATATAATTCAGTTGCTCAGCAGAGAGAACAAGTCTTCCAGCCTGTGCAGCTTAAACATCGCCCACtttatatgcaaaataaataccCCCTCGAAGTATAAGTATGTATCgtactttttaaatgagtttttttttttaaagagaaaaaatgtgtCAGGGAAAAGAGGGACCCACCAGTTGTCGGACAAAAATGACGAGTGCGATGGTGACAAGTTGATCCGGGATTACATGGGCAGGGACCCCCTTgaggagagggagaaggaggaTAAAATAAGCAAGTGCATAATTTTTGCCAACTCCAAGGAAGAG GTCGAAAAGCTGCACGAGAACTCCTTCCTGAAGCCCCACTCAGTTATGATGCACTCGGAACTGCTAACGTTgcagaaaaacgaaaatatAAATCTGTTTAagttggggaaaaaaccCATCCTCATCACGACGGATATCGTGAGCAGGGGGCTCGACATAGATAACGTTATTTTCATTCTGAATTACTCGCCCCCTACGTCCCCAAATGATTACATACATAG ATCGGGTCGAACCGGAAGAGCGAAAGAGAAGGGAGTCTGCCTAACGATGTAccataaatatgaatataaaaatctgGACAAGATAATGAAGTATaccaaaaataatttccaaGTTATTTTATGCCCCCATGTAGATGAAGTCTACAAATTTTCAGTGGACAGTTTGACAG AAAGCATAATGAAGATCGCCCCGGAGGAATACGAATTTCTTAATGATAGATCAAAGGAGCTACTAAAAACGCATGGTACAAAAATCATCGCGCAGATACTCTCCGTTTTGCTAAAACATGACAGAAAGGGACACAGCGTTTCTCTGCTATCTGGAAAGAAGAACTACGTCGCTGTTTTGATAAaggaccccttttttgag gcaataaaaaataaggacgATATTGTTAACTTGATGAAAGTCACCAcgggaaataaaaacatgtCAAAT GTTGTCGGAGATGTGGCCAAATGTGATGAGGGCTACATTGCAGACATTTCTAGCACGCacgttaataaaattataagctTGTACAATAGCTCCAACTCGGAATATAAGAACAAGGGTGTACAAATTGACACTGTAATAGAATTACCTCCATTGattcgcgaaaaaaaaaccatcataagaaaaaacagaaaagtcCCATGGATAAAATAG
- a CDS encoding hypothetical protein, conserved (encoded by transcript PVX_084130A), protein MPIIYESVENENGKGNKAPQKIKVIQVCLWGLKPYNYGKLDKEVLLINARVESLQSKKSFNVLINKNRCAVVVNGYFEWMDIKGSSKRIPYFVFFGKDDNSSEEVTEGKLETKVEELAVEKTEEKSEEKIIPSIKEEGVTIRIRVKQEIESDENNKGEIKKEEKDEEEEEEVKEEVKEEEEEESPSNEEESAIADRGAPKRKKEGKEKSKKKKIKTELPSEGTFKRANNSDLDEDDEEEKSHVIIAGLYSISNTDKKDCRYTIITTACENSSLRDIHDRCPLLLSENTLGLWLDVEKKYEDIIESVKEEHQVVSNNLKFREVKSWTDYATKSKRAKKAAKAAIAKQAKK, encoded by the exons atgCCCATTATCTACGAGAGCgttgaaaatgaaaacggaAAGGGAAACAAAGCCCCACAAAAAATCAAAGTAATTCAAGTTTGCCTATGGGGACTAAAGCCATACAACTACGGAAAACTCGACAAGGAAGTCCTTTTGATTAACGCCAGAGTGGAGAGCCTGCAGTCGAAGAAGTCGTTCAA CGTGCTGATCAATAAGAATCGATGCGCCGTTGTGGTTAACGGCTACTTCGAATGGATGGACATCAAGGGCTCCTCAAAAAGAATCccatattttgtattttttggaaaggaTGACAATTCTTCTGAAGAAGTAACCGAAGGGAAACTCGAAACGAAAGTTGAGGAATTAGCCGTggaaaaaacggaagaaaAGAGCGAAGAGAAAATTATCCCCAGCATAAAGGAAGAGGGAGTGACCATTAGAATTAGGGTTAAGCAAGAAATCGAGTCGGACGAAAACAACAAAGGTGAAATTAAGAAGGAAGAGaaagacgaagaggaagaagaggaagtaaAAGAGGAGgtaaaggaggaagaggaagaagagtcCCCGAGCAATGAAGAAGAATCAGCGATAGCGGATAGGGGCgctccaaaaagaaaaaaagaaggaaaggaaaagagtaagaaaaaaaaaattaaaacagaGCTACCCAGCGAAGGTACTTTTAAAAGAGCAAATAATT CAGATCTAGATGAAgatgacgaggaggagaagtCCCATGTAATAATTGCAG GCCTTTACAGCATCTCGAACACAGACAAAAAGGATTGCAGATACACCATAATTACTACCGCTTGCGAGAATTCCTCCCTGAGAGACATCCATGACAG ATGCCCGCTTTTGCTGAGCGAAAACACCCTGGGCTTGTGGCTggacgtggaaaaaaaatacgaagaCATTATAGAAAGTGTCAAGGAGGAGCACCAAGTTGTTT cGAACAACTTAAAGTTTAGGGAAGTTAAGAGCTGGACTGATTATGCAACCAAATCGAAAAGGGCCAAGAAGGCCGCCAAGGCAGCCATTGCAAAGCAGGCAAAGAAGTAA